In Humulus lupulus chromosome 6, drHumLupu1.1, whole genome shotgun sequence, a single genomic region encodes these proteins:
- the LOC133786137 gene encoding wall-associated receptor kinase-like 1, whose amino-acid sequence MGRDASFNISMDNDSSTTLATNRDNEYCKYAFVIDSYEIDKYKTSHDDDLDYYVPVMLGWSLNVTYFDIFKTDVMPTTSSSFDCESYDVITLNSSLNRIYRCDCREGYRGSAYIQDGCQGVGSALGVLVLVFGTWRLYKFIMKRKEIKQKKTFFKRNGGLLLEQQIHSSENNVEQTKLFDAKELEKATNNFCIDRVLGQGGQGTVYKGMLEDGKIVAIKKSKIIDEAKLSEFINEVVILTQINHRNVVKLLGCCLETDVPLLVYEFVPNGTLSEYIHDKNAEFPFTWSMRLRIATEVAGALSYLHSAASFPIYHRDVKSTNILLDEKLRAKVADFGTSRTISLEQTHLTTLVYGTFGYLDPEYFQSSQFTDKSDVYSFGVILVELLTGQKAISAARSEEGRSLATYFIMTMEENSSSLFDILDGQVLKEAPKEEIIVVADLAQRCLHLNGRNRPTMKEVAKELEMIQVIDNKDSKGSRHNYEELAYAQPEVIDYSWNAFTSSTFDSNATSSSLHQELPLL is encoded by the exons ATGGGTAGAGATGCCAGCTTCAATATCTCCATGGATAATGATTCTAGTACGACTCTTGCAACAAATCGTGATAACGAATATTGCAAATATGCATTCGTGATAGATTCTTATGAAATTGATAAATACAAAACATCCCATGATGATGATCTGGATTATTATGTTCCCGTCATGCTAGGTTGGTCCCTTAATGTTACATATTTCGACATATTTAAAACAGATGTTATGCCAACCACATCTAGCAGCTTCGACTGCGAAAGCTATGATGTTATTACTTTAAATTCCTCTCTAAATCGGATATACCGCTGTGACTGCCGTGAAGGATATCGAGGGAGTGCGTACATTCAGGACGGGTGTCAAg GAGTTGGGAGTGCTCTTGGAGTCTTAGTACTTGTTTTTGGTACATGGAGACTATACAAATTcataatgaaaagaaaagaaattaaacagAAGAAAACATTTTTCAAACGAAATGGTGGCCTTTTGTTGGAACAACAAATACACTCGAGTGAAAACAATGTCGAGCAAACCAAGTTGTTCGATGCAAAAGAGTTAGAGAAGGCAACAAATAATTTTTGTATAGACAGAGTTCTTGGACAAGGAGGTCAAGGCACTGTGTACAAAGGAATGTTGGAAGACGGAAAGATTGTTGCGATAAAGAAGTCTAAAATAATTGATGAAGCCAAACTCTCTGAATTCATTAATGAGGTTGTTATTCTTACGCAAATCAATCATAGAAATGTTGTCAAGCTATTGGGATGTTGTTTGGAGACAGATGTTCCACTTCTAGTTTATGAATTTGTCCCAAACGGAACACTTTCTGAGTATATTCATGACAAAAATGCAGAGTTTCCTTTTACATGGAGTATGCGATTACGAATTGCAACTGAGGTTGCGGGAGCTCTCTCATACTTACACTCAGCAGCTTCTTTTCCAATTTATCATCGAGATGttaagtctacaaacatactccTTGATGAAAAATTGAGAGCAAAAGTTGCAGACTTTGGTACATCAAGAACTATTTCCTTAGAGCAAACTCACTTGACCACTTTAGTTTATGGCACATTTGGTTATCTAGATCCAGAATATTTTCAATCAAGCCAATTTACAGATAAGAGTGATGTTTATAGTTTTGGAGTGATTCTTGTTGAGCTCTTGACTGGACAAAAAGCAATATCTGCCGCAAGATCAGAGGAAGGAAGAAGTTTGGCGACATATTTTATAATGACAATGGAGGAAAATAGCAGTAGTCTTTTCGACATTCTTGATGGTCAAGTTCTCAAAGAAGCGCCAAAAGAAGAGATCATAGTTGTTGCTGATCTTGCACAAAGATGCTTACATTTGAACGGAAGGAATCGACCTACCATGAAAGAAGTAGCAAAGGAGCTAGAAATGATACAAGTCATTGATAATAAAGATTCAAAGGGCAGTCGACATAATTATGAAGAGTTAGCGTATGCACAACCTGAAGTTATAGACTACTCTTGGAATGCTTTCACGTCATCAACTTTTGATAGTAATGCTACTAGCTCCTCGTTGCATCAAGAATTACCATTATTATAA